A DNA window from Zonotrichia albicollis isolate bZonAlb1 chromosome 2, bZonAlb1.hap1, whole genome shotgun sequence contains the following coding sequences:
- the LOC141728148 gene encoding toll-like receptor 7, translating into MVPCAKMSNALPFILLFIFPMLLSGAWFPKTLPCDVKSSEDTVTVDCTDRRITEVPRGIPGNATNLTLSINHIPHIYPTSFHHLENLQEIDFRCNCVPVKMGPKDKVCTSPLKIENGSFAALTRLKSLYLDANQLEGIPRGLPATLTLLSLEANHIFSIQKASFSELANIEVLYLGQNCYYRNPCNVSFEIEETAFLALKRLTILSLKSNNLTQVPPNLSSTLKELYIYNNMIQEIQEQDLSGLPNLEILDLSGNCPRCYDAPYPCIPCPKGSIQIHSKAFDSLENLRILRLHSNSLQSIPSSWFKNIKNLKELDLSQNFLVKEIGDAQFLTFLPSLVQLDLSFNFELKVYSPYLNLSKTFSSLSNLETLRLKGYVFKELRARELHPLLSLRNLTMLDLGTNFIKVADMKVFKEFPALKFIDLSVNKISPSSGESNLCGFCSNPGISVEQSNRQIQQEMHYFRYDVYGRSCRSKDIEASSYQSLVKEDCLNYGKTLDLSRNNVFFVNPSDFQGLSSLKCLNLSGNAISQTLNGSEFSYLSELKYLDFSNNRVDLLYQTAFKELKLLEILDLSNNKYYFMTEGVTHVLSFIKNLAHLRKLMMNENDISTTIDVGMESQSLRILEFRGNRLDALWVDGNSRYLSFFKNLTSLEELDISFNSLSFLPHSVFEEMPPSLKILNLTNNRLKSFIWGNLPSLKNLVTLDLSNNLLTNVPRELSNCSSSLQELMLRNNRIQMLTKHFLRGAFKLRYLDLSSNKIQIIRRSSFPENVINNLEMLLLHGNPFKCNCEAVWFVWWINRTQVTIPLLATDVTCAGPGAHKGRSVVFLDLYTCELDTSYLILYALTSSAILALMVMPVMSHLYFWDVWYSYHYCTARLKGYRRLSSPAACYDAFIAYDSEDPTVNEWVLQELVERLENQKARQFNLCLEGRDWLPGQPVFDNLSQSIQLSKKTIFVLTNRYIKSGRYKTTFYMAHQRLLDEKMDVIILIFLEKVLQKSRYVRLRKRLCRSSVLEWPTNPQSQPYFWQCLKNAIAMSNSQAYNKLLQETV; encoded by the exons ATG GTACCTTGTGCAAAGATGTCAAATGCATTGCCGTTTATCTTGCTCTTCATATTCCCAATGCTGCTGTCAGGGGCTTGGTTTCCCAAAACTTTACCCTGTGATGTTAAATCTTCAGAAGATACTGTGACAGTGGACTGCACCGACCGGCGCATTACAGAAGTCCCCAGAGGGATCCCTGGAAACGCAACCAACCTTACTCTGAGTATTAACCATATTCCCCACATCTACCCAACATCCTTTCATCATCTTGAAAACCTCCAGGAAATTGACTTCAGATGCAACTGTGTGCCTGTCAAAATGGGGCCCAAAGATAAAGTGTGCACCAGCCCACTGAAAATTGAGAATGGCAGTTTTGCTGCCCTGACAAGATTGAAGTCATTGTATTTGGATGCAAACCAGTTGGAAGGAATACCCCGAGGACTTCCTGCTACTTTAACCTTGCTGAGCCTGGAAGCAAACCATATCTTTTCTATCCAAAAAGCCAGCTTCTCAGAGCTAGCAAACATAGAGGTATTGTATCTTGGACAGAACTGTTACTACCGCAATCCATGCAATGTTTCATTTGAAATTGAGGAAACAGCATTCCTGGCACTGAAAAGGTTAACAATTCTATCCCTGAAGTCCAATAACTTAACACAAGTCCCACCCAATTTGTCATCTACTCTAAAGGAATTGTATATTTACAACAACATGATTCAAGAGATTCAAGAACAGGATTTAAGTGGCCTTCCCAACCTAGAAATTCTTGACCTAAGTGGCAATTGCCCACGTTGCTATGATGCCCCATATCCTTGCATTCCCTGTCCCAAGGGCTCAATTCAGATACATTCAAAGGCTTTTGACTCCTTGGAAAATTTAAGGATTTTGCGGCTTCACAGTAACTCTCTTCAGAGCATACCCAGCAGCTGGTTTAAAAACATCAAGAATCTCAAAGAACTTGACCTCTCCCAAAATTTCCTTGTGAAGGAGATTGGAGATGCCCAGTTCTTGACATTTCTCCCCAGCCTTGTGCAGCTTGATCTGTCCTTCAACTTTGAGCTGAAGGTGTATTCTCCCTACTTGAATCTTTCTAAGACATTTTCCTCCCTCTCTAACCTGGAAACCCTCAGGCTCAAGGGTTATGTCTTTAAAGAACTGAGGGCACGAGAGCTACATCCACTGCTCAGTCTTAGGAATCTAACCATGTTGGATCTCGGGACTAATTTTATTAAAGTTGCAGATATGAAAGTGTTTAAAGAATTCCCAGCTCTTAAGTTCATTGACCTCTCAGTGAATaaaatttctccttcttccgGGGAAAGCAACTTGTGTGGATTTTGCTCAAATCCAGGCATTTCAGTCGAGCAATCCAACAGGCAAATACAACAGGAGATGCATTATTTCAGGTATGATGTATACGGGCGAAGTTGCCGTTCCAAAGACATAGAAGCTTCTTCCTACCAATCTTTAGTTAAGGAAGATTGCCTAAACTATGGAAAAACTCTGGACTTAAGCAGAAACAATGTATTTTTTGTTAACCCCTCAGACTTCCAGGGACTTAGCTCCCTCAAATGTCTCAACTTGTCAGGTAATGCAATAAGTCAAACTTTAAATGGAAGTGAATTCTCTTACTTGTCTGAATTGAAATATCTGGATTTTTCTAACAACAGAGTCGATTTGCTGTATCAAACAGCTTTCAAAGAACTAAAACTTTTAGAAATTCTAGATCTGAGCAAtaacaaatattattttatgacaGAAGGTGTTACTCATGTGCTAAGTTTTATTAAAAACCTTGCCCATTTGAGGAAGCTGATGATGAATGAGAATGACATTTCTACCACTATTGATGTGGGAATGGAAAGTCAATCTCTTCGAATTTTAGAATTCAGAGGAAATCGTTTAGATGCTTTATGGGTGGATGGAAATTCTAGGTACTTATCCTTCTTCAAGAATCTGACCAGCCTGGAAGAACTGGATATTTCCTTTAACTCGCTCAGTTTTTTGCCTCATAGTGTTTTTGAAGAAATGCCTCCCAGTCTCAAGATCCTCAATTTAACAAATAATCGACTGAAGAGTTTTATCTGGGGAAACCTCCCCTCTCTGAAGAACCTAGTGACTCTGGACCTGAGCAATAACCTTCTGACTAATGTTCCCCGAGAACTGTCCAATTGCTCTTCATCTCTCCAAGAACTGATGCTCCGCAACAATCGCATTCAAATGCTAACCAAACATTTTCTCAGAGGTGCTTTTAAATTGAGGTACTTGGACCTCAGCTCAAACAAGATTCAAATAATTAGGAGATCTAGTTTTCCTGAAAATGTCATTAACAACTTGGAGATGCTGCTTTTGCACGGCAATCCTTTCAAGTGTAACTGTGAGGCTGTGTGGTTCGTCTGGTGGATCAATCGGACACAGGTGACCATCCCTCTTCTGGCCACTGACGTCACCTGTGCTGGCCCAGGGGCACATAAGGGAAGGAGCGTGGTTTTCTTGGATCTGTACACCTGTGAGCTGGACACATCATATCTGATCCTGTATGCTCTGACATCTTCAGCCATCCTTGCCTTGATGGTGATGCCAGTGATGAGCCATCTGTACTTCTGGGATGTGTGGTACAGCTACCATTACTGCACTGCCAGGCTGAAGGGCTACCGGCGCTTGtcttctccagctgcttgcTATGACGCCTTTATTGCCTATGACAGTGAAGACCCAACTGTGAACGAGTGGGTGCTGCAAGAGCTGGTTGAAAGGCTGGAAAACCAAAAAGCCAGGCAGTTCAATTTGTGCTTGGAAGGAAGAGACTGGCTTCCAGGACAGCCAGTCTTTGACAACCTTTCCCAGAGCATTCAGCTGAGCAAAAAGACCATATTTGTGCTGACCAACAGGTATATTAAAAGTGGCCGCTACAAGACTACATTTTATATGGCTCATCAGCGGCTTCTGGATGAAAAAATGGATGTCATTATCTTGATATTTCTTGAGAAGGTTTTGCAGAAGTCCCGCTATGTGCGTCTGAGGAAGAGGCTGTGCAGAAGTTCAGTCCTGGAATGGCCAACTAATCCTCAGTCTCAGCCCTACTTCTGGCAGTGCCTGAAAAATGCCATAGCTATGAGCAACTCTCAGGCTTACAACAAGCTGCTCCAAGAAACTGTTTAG